The region CAGCCATAACCACGTCAAGTGGAGTCTGCTCCTCATAGTCAAAGTGATTCTGACGAAGGACAGAAAGGCGTTCGTCTGGTCCAAGAGATACATGACCTGTAGTAGGTTCGATGTCTCCAGCAAGGATTCTTAGGAAGGTTGATTTACCAGCACCATTGGCACCAATAAGTCCATAACAGTTCCCTGGATTAAATTTTATGTTTACTTCATCGAAAAGTTTGCGGTCTGAAAATTGTAGACTAATATCATTAACTGTAAGCATTTTTTCTCCTATAAATGTAGATATATTCTTTTATTTTACAGGTTTTTTAGTTAAAAGTAAATCTCAGGGCATTATTATAGGGAAAGGACACTCTCTCTAGGAGAGCATGAAGAAGCTAGAATCTTACATTTTTGTAAGTCTCAATTTTTTCCAATGTGGTATAATGAGAGCATGAAGAAAATACAGACATTTTTTACTGGCAACCGTATTGCTAATTTTACGGCTAGAACAGTACTATATTTTGTTATCCTTGTGGGACTACTTTATCTATACCACTATTCGGGAATAGGCCAGGGTGGCTTCTTGTATAATGAATTTTAGGAGGAGGAAACTATGATAGATAATATGATTAAAACTATTGATAGCCATGATGCAGGAAGTCCTGTTTATGATTATTTGGGTCAAGTATATAGCTATGGTGACTTAAAGGAGAAATCTGATCAGCTTGCTGCTCATCTACTTGGGCAAAACTTGCCTAAAGAAGCTCCAATTATGGTTTATGGTGGCCATCAGTTTGAGATGATTGTAGCCTTTTTGGCTTCAGTTAAAGCAGGACATGCCTATATTCCTGTTGATGTGAATTCATCGATTGAGCGAATTGAAGGAATTATTGAGGTTGCAAATCCTGCAGCTCTTA is a window of Streptococcaceae bacterium ESL0729 DNA encoding:
- a CDS encoding teichoic acid D-Ala incorporation-associated protein DltX is translated as MKKIQTFFTGNRIANFTARTVLYFVILVGLLYLYHYSGIGQGGFLYNEF